AGATTTTGGAACTGGTACACCCGGAGATGGAGTCCCGATAGGTCTGGAAGGTAGCATGTGCGCATGTCATAGTGATCCATGAGCCTAATCCGTCAGTCCATGGCTCAGGTTCATTATAGAGCAAATGTTGACTTACCGTACAAGGACGCAGAAGGCTTCGGCGTCCGTCATGTGCATCAACAAAGGACCAACCACGAACCCCAGGCCCTGGCAATAGCCAATTTTCGTATCGTACAGACTGAAGCACTTGAGCACTCGAGCGAGCATTTGCTGTCCCTCCCCATTGGGATCGCGGAACATCTCCACATTAGGGAAGCTACGGCCGATGTCCTTCCCGATCAGCCCTTCGTATGGACTCGTCTCGCCGCAAAGTCGCTGGTACTCCGCTAACAATGTCGTATCTCGTGCTCCAGCCAAGCTAGGCCATACGACCCCCCGTAGAGGAGGCGGGATACCACAGCGGATCTTATTCGAGGTCAACGTCGGCAGTCGCTGCGCCGTTTGTGGGTAATCCGATACCAGAGCCGCCCAAAACTCGAGCTCAGTCAACGGGGGCGGAGGAAGCTGGGAGTATCGCAGCGACCGAGGGTCATCATTGATCAATTGCTTCACCTGGCGTAATGACTGCGATCGGGACTTCCTCACTCCGCGAAACTGCTGTGCTTGCAAGCCTGACTTGGGATCGGTTGCCAGAGCATTATTCTCCTGCTCCAGCCGAGCTAGGAGAAGCGAGGTGGACTAAATCTGGTCAACTCCTTCTCTCATACTTTCCTAGCGCCTGTCAACATCGTACGATACGCACCTCATCGGATCCCTCTCCACGCGGTTCTTGCTCTTCCGATTTATCTAGTTCCCTCCAGTCCACACCATCGATGTCGCCACGGAAGATTTCTTCGCTGCTTCGTGAAACTACCGAGGCGCGGTATGTACGGGGTTGCAGAATCTGTGGTTCAGAGTCTCGTGTGGGCGTGGTACTCGTAGGTTCGTCGTCATCTACGCTCTCTCCCGTCGGGGACGTAACTTCGATCGGGGTCTGAGGAATGTCAAGCGTCCGCCAATCGGGCTGTGTATGCTCGGAACTCGACTGTACGTCGGATAAGGGGACGGTCACCATTGAGTCGGAATGTTGATGGATCGCAGGGATATTTTTCGGCACGCCGGGTGAATGAATTTGGGGGGTGATCGTCTCAGAATTGTCCATGGTGTCAGAGTTgtctttctttattttaatttctttaTATAGAATTATCGAGATCAAAGACTCATTCCCCAGGGAAGTCTCTGGCGAAGGACGCGCTGATGGGATAACGCGGGTTTGAGGGGAACGAGGGGCTAACGGAGAGCGAGTACACGATAAGAAGAGTGGCGGCGATCAATCGAAGCAGTGGCCGTCAATAATGACAGCATTTCTGGGTGCGACCACAGTGGATGGAAACGACGACGAGATCGTAGCGAGGTGTAGAACGAGTGGAGGACAAGTCGAGCACACAATTCAAAATTTcccagaaaaaagagaaggggggagaAAGTTGAGTGATCGGACTCCTGAGAGAAATAATAATGACAGCAATGTAGAAAGTTGTTTAGCTTGAGTAATTAGTGTCGGCCACTACTTCAATACTATGGAACCCACTAGTATTTCCAAAGTCGTTAGTACACGGTCATGACAGCCTCAGGGGAAATTCAAATTATTAGCATTTTCGTCCCCTCCGAGTCCCTGAGAGTCTCGCCTGCCGATCGCTTTCAATAATCATCTCCGCTTCCCCTCGCCAtggatttcctcttcttctttgtgacTATCATTGTGCGGACTGTAAGGATTGTGAGTTCGTGGACATGGTACCACACTCGATCCACGGCCTCGATCAGGTACTCGGTACTTCCAGGGTACATCCACCGTGAACCGAACCATGGAATCTCCTCCGCCCGGGCACTCCAACCCCGAAAATAGATCTTTTATACTCCATACTACGACTAATCATAGATAGATCACTCTCATACCCACGGTGTCAATCTATTGTATTGTATTGACGGGGTAATCTCCGAACTCCAAGACGAAAGAAACCCTATGGAAACACCGCGGAATCAGTGGGTGCCTTGGGATCCGGTCGATCCAGACCGAGTCTCCACTGCACTATAATCGTCCATAACAATTTCTAACCCTGCAGGTGATGGGTGTGGTTATCCACTTCGATACGGTGAGGAGACGACGACTTGGAGCTTTGACATGGAACCCCCGAGGAAGTCATACAGTGATGATCATATCGTCTTTGACCGTTTACGCTTCCTAGTAAAAACTATTACATGACTCTTTGTTGCATACAGTACAAGTACTGTATGTCTgtactgtactccgtacctgCATGCAGTCCCTGAGGGCAAATCCACTTCAAAGACAATAGAAATTCCATGACTGGCCCATTAAGGGCGCTTTCCCCTGAATGTAATGATACCCCCCATTAACGAGTTTCATGCGTTTCGGGTATGATGGCGCTCATATTGATTGGCTGGTGAGACGTCAGCCGCGACATCATTGGCCGTCATGTAATATAATCTGTATCGGGTATTGTATGCCAAGGCCAGCCTGATGTCCTTGTTCGCCGTTGGGCAACGTCTCTTTagtttaattaatattaatctACGCAGATAATAAAGGCAAAAGGAGGATTATGAAGCATGTGGACGTGATGATAACAATGGATGGAAACTTCCATCATAGTTTTAGAAGATTTCTCTAAAGAGCTAACTTGAAATGGCTAGTGACTTGAGCATATAGAGTGCTTGGCTATAGCTTCGGCCGTTGGTAGTCACTCAGGctagaaatatatatatcttggaAAAGGGGAAATCTCCGTCGAACCCACTGGTCGCACTACAGAGTCGACAGCCATTATTGTTCTGGATATAGCAGTCCCCATCTGTTCTAAGACAGAATAAGGACTTTTGGGTCCAACGCAAAGGACACATTGACAATGAATTGTGTAAAGTGAGCAATGCTTCTGTTTGGATCATATTGATCGGTCTGGTTGTCTAGGGAAACTAGCAGTAAAAGACGGTAGAGAGTCACTTAACCCTGTTTTTCTATGCGATTAAGTAGGTCTCGGGAGAGTGTACAATGACCAAAGATAAGAATAGTCGCGTACACTCACTATGTCATGAAATCAAGTCTGGTTCGTGTCCAGGCTGatttcccctcccccgcGCCCCCTGGATGTTTTGGTCGCCATTTCCCTTTCGGGCACAAGTGTTTGGGAATTGCCCGTTGCGGCCAAAACTCCGCCACCACGGGGCGGAACAATGCTGGACCGATGGCGGAAAGACAGTTTCTGCCAGCAACCCATCAGTCGCATGGGCGcgtcaacaacaaaaaatCAACACAAGAGACGACAAAGGAGGGTATTCTGACTGGGGGACTTACTGTAGTTTGTTTGTTTATCTTCAAAGCCACCCAACTTCATTTGCTTCTCGGAGAGTGATCatatgccttctcttctatttttctaatttttgTCACTCGTTGCGCACCTTTCCTTCTATAATTTCTTCTTAACTGTTCAGTTTCCTCACCATGGACGACTCGATAATGGATGATTCCGTCTTTGAGGATGACGGCTCTGACTTTGAGCCGGAGCCCGTATGTTGGATTGCAACGTCCCTCAATCCAGCCGTACATATATTGACAGTCGCATAGAAGCCCAAGGCGAAGGCGGCCCCCAAGAAAGCAGCTGCCCCTAAAAAGATGACGCAAACAACTCTCACAGGCAAAGCGACCGGAAAGGCCGCTGCTTCAAAGAAGCGCGCCAAGCCGGACAgtgacgacgacgacatgTCAGACGGCGATCCgctcgatgatgaagactCCGTCCTGTCACATACACCCccgaagaaggcgaagaaagctCCCGCATCGAAGAAGGGCGGCTCCAAGCCTCTTGCAGATGTGGAAAATGAATCCTTCACGAACGAGGCTGACGCCGGCCCCAAGGACTCGAACGTATCAGAGAAGTACCAGAAGGCAAGTAGCGGTCGGGACACTTGCAAGTCGCTAGCTAACCAAAGACGCAGCTTACACAACTTGAACATATCATTAAACGTCCGGATACATATATCGGGTCCATTGAACGTACCTCGCAGCAGATGTGGGTGTACAGTACGGAGTCGGATGGGATGGAGTTCCGTGAGGTCTCGTATGTCCCTGGTCTCTACAAGATCTTCGATGAAATCGTCGTCAACGCTGCCGATAATAAACAAAACGATGCCAACATGGACGAGATTCGCGTGACAATTAGCCGGGAGACCGGCGAAATTAGTGTGTGGAACAACGGTCGCGGTATCCCAATCGAAATGCACGCAAAGGAGAAGATTTACGTTCCGGAACTGATTTTCGGTCATTTGCTCACCTCATCCAACTACGATGATACCCAGCAAAAGGTCACTGGTGGTCGTAACGGTTTCGGTGCGAAGCTCTGTAACGTCTTCTCCACCGAGTTCAGCATCGAGACTCAGGACTCgcggcagaagaagaaatacaagCAAACGTGGACCAGCAACATGACAAAGATGGGCAAGGCGAAGATCACCGATGCAAAGGGTGACGACTACACCAAGGTCACATTCAAGCCAGATTACGCCAAGTTCGGAATGGACGGCATGGATAACGACTTCGAGGCCCTTGTGAAGCGTCGTGTTTACGATTTGGCGGGTACCGCGAAAGTGGCGGTCAAGTTGAACGGTAGCCGGGTACCCGTTCGCAACTTCAAGAAGTACATGGAGATGTACACCAAGGCGATCCGTCGGGAACGTGGCGATGATGGCCCTGCCGCCAAGGACGAGATTATAACTTGCAGCCCCGATCCTCGTTGGGAGGTCGGCTTTGCAGTCTCAGATGGTTCCTTCCAACAGGTGTCATTCGTGAACTCCATTGCTACGACGTCTGGTGGTACCCATGTAAACTATATCGCCGACCAGATCTGTTCTAAATTGGCCGATCaagtgaagaaaaagaacaagaatggTGCTACTCTGAAGCCTGCTCAGATTCGGAATCACATCTTCATTTTCGTCAATGCTCAGATTGTCAACCCGGCCTTCACCTCTCAGACCAAGGAGCAGCTGACTACCAAGTCATCTCAATTCGGCAGCAAATGTGTTCTCGAAGAGGACTTCTACaagaagatcttgaagaCGGACGTCATGTCAAATATTCTGCATTTCGCTCAGCAAAAGGCCGACCagatgctgaagaagaccgaTGGTGGTCGCCGTGCTCGTATGAACAACCCTAAGCTGACCGATGCAAACAAGGCTGGTACCAAGGATGGCCATCATTGCACACTGATTCTGACAGAAGGTGACTCCGCCAAGGGTCTGGCCATGGCTGGACGTGCGGTGGTCGGTCCGGATCTCTTTGGTGTTTTCCCCCTCCGAGGAAAGCTGCTGAACGTCCGTGATGCCACTTTCGAACAGATCTCGAAGAACGCAGAAATCCAGAACATCAAAAACTTCCTTGGGCTGCAGCACAAGAAAGAATACACGGATACCCGTGGGCTGCGTTATGGACATCTGATGATCATGACCGATCAGGATCATGATGGTTCTCACATCAAGGGTTTGCTCATTAACTTTTTGCAAGCCCAATTCCCGAGCTTGTTGAGGATCCCCGAGTTCCTCATCGAGTTCATCACGCCCATCATTAAAGTGTGGAAGGGTGACCCGAAGAATCCAACGAAACAGCGCTCGTTCTTCACCATGCCTGAGTATGAGGCCTGGAAAGAGGAACACAAGCACGAACGCGGCTGGGAACACAAGTACTACAAGGGTTTGGGTACCAGTACCACCGAAGATGCACAAGTCTACTTCCGGGACCTTGACCGCCATCTGAAGGAGTTCCACACCATGCAGGACAACGAGGTGGGCCTGATTGAGCTTgctttctccaagaagaaggccgatgAGCGCAAGGAGTGGCTGCGTCAATTCAAGCCGGGAACCTTCTTGGATCACTCAGTGTCCAAGATTTCATACACCGacttcatcaacaaggaGCTCATCCTATTCAGTATGGCGGACAATGTCCGATCGATTCCTTCGGTCGTGGATGGCCTCAAGCCCGGTCAACGTAAGGTTCTTTATACTTGTTTCCGACgcaacctgaagaaggatatgAAGGTGGTCGAATTAGCGGGTCACGTTTCGGGTATGACTGCGTATCAACACGGTGACATCTCCCTGCAGCAGACCATCGTCGGCCTGGCACAGAGCTTCGTCGGGTCCAACAATGTAAACTGTCTGGAGCCCAGTGGTAACTTTGGTAGTCGTCTCCAGGGTGGATCAGACTGTGCCAGTGCTCGTTATATCTACACTCGCCTGTCGCCGTTCGCTCGACGTGTCTTCCATGCTCATGATGATCCTCTACTTACTTACaacgaggatgatggtgAAAAAATCGAGCCGGAAATCTACGTGCCCGTCGTTCCCATGATCCTGGTTAACGGTGCTGACGGTATCGGCACCGGCTGGAGTTCATCCATCCCTAACTACAACCCCGAGGACATCGTGGACAACCTTAAGCGACTCATGGACGGAGAAGAAACCCGGCCCATGCAACCATGGTTCCGCGGATTCACCGGTGAAGTCACCGATGTCGGTGGTGATCGCTTCAAGTTCAGCGGTATCATTAAAGAGACTGGCGAGAAGGAAGTTGAGATCACCGAACTTCCTATCCGGACCTGGACTCAGGACTTCAAGGACAAgctggaggatatcatcaaggctgAGAAGACTCCCTCATTCATCAAGGACTACAAGGACTACAACACTCATACCAAGGTACATTTCGTCATCCAgttggacgagaagaacatgaagagCGCCCTATCTGAAGgcttggaggagaagttcaAATT
This window of the Aspergillus oryzae RIB40 DNA, chromosome 8 genome carries:
- a CDS encoding DNA topoisomerase 2 (DNA topoisomerase type II) produces the protein MDDSIMDDSVFEDDGSDFEPEPLTQLEHIIKRPDTYIGSIERTSQQMWVYSTESDGMEFREVSYVPGLYKIFDEIVVNAADNKQNDANMDEIRVTISRETGEISVWNNGRGIPIEMHAKEKIYVPELIFGHLLTSSNYDDTQQKVTGGRNGFGAKLCNVFSTEFSIETQDSRQKKKYKQTWTSNMTKMGKAKITDAKGDDYTKVTFKPDYAKFGMDGMDNDFEALVKRRVYDLAGTAKVAVKLNGSRVPVRNFKKYMEMYTKAIRRERGDDGPAAKDEIITCSPDPRWEVGFAVSDGSFQQVSFVNSIATTSGGTHVNYIADQICSKLADQVKKKNKNGATLKPAQIRNHIFIFVNAQIVNPAFTSQTKEQLTTKSSQFGSKCVLEEDFYKKILKTDVMSNILHFAQQKADQMLKKTDGGRRARMNNPKLTDANKAGTKDGHHCTLILTEGDSAKGLAMAGRAVVGPDLFGVFPLRGKLLNVRDATFEQISKNAEIQNIKNFLGLQHKKEYTDTRGLRYGHLMIMTDQDHDGSHIKGLLINFLQAQFPSLLRIPEFLIEFITPIIKVWKGDPKNPTKQRSFFTMPEYEAWKEEHKHERGWEHKYYKGLGTSTTEDAQVYFRDLDRHLKEFHTMQDNEVGLIELAFSKKKADERKEWLRQFKPGTFLDHSVSKISYTDFINKELILFSMADNVRSIPSVVDGLKPGQRKVLYTCFRRNLKKDMKVVELAGHVSGMTAYQHGDISLQQTIVGLAQSFVGSNNVNCLEPSGNFGSRLQGGSDCASARYIYTRLSPFARRVFHAHDDPLLTYNEDDGEKIEPEIYVPVVPMILVNGADGIGTGWSSSIPNYNPEDIVDNLKRLMDGEETRPMQPWFRGFTGEVTDVGGDRFKFSGIIKETGEKEVEITELPIRTWTQDFKDKLEDIIKAEKTPSFIKDYKDYNTHTKVHFVIQLDEKNMKSALSEGLEEKFKLSKTVATTNLVAFDPEGRITKYATVDDILKEFYTYRLKFYEKRKQYQLSQLQKELDKLSNQARFVQEIIDGKLVVSKKKKNVLVQELKDKGYKAFPKVAEAVKAGEEERVVEEDDDESDSQDTEVLSSAYDYLLGMAIWSLTQERVEKLRRQIGEKEVEVDALIKMSKEDIWKRDLDDFIAEWRFQLEDEHRRQRKVAMMGRRTSAKLMTAAGRGAGAKKRKAALGDDPDDEDFAAPKTKKSAAAKKAEPKGGLLNYLNKPATKSKSPPKDEDNSDEDFAMEVMPKKNRGASKPPKEEDEDDEMGLSEVEEVMPKKSRSAPKAAAKAAPKAKEVDEDVMEVEAPPKRGRPAAKAKPKPKPKDEADEDDLDDDDFAEITKAEAAKSSAPPSRSRKPVKYAIESDSDDNGDDLLGDAADSEEEDEEVRPARKPAGRPARRTAAAKKTYVIEDDDSEDGGDASEDDFEEDSD